A genomic window from Slackia heliotrinireducens DSM 20476 includes:
- the dnaX gene encoding DNA polymerase III subunit gamma/tau, whose translation MAEALYRKYRPQTFDDVVGQTHVERTLKNALQQDHVSHAYLFCGPRGTGKTTMARLLAKALLCEHGPTPSPDGTCEECQLIAEGAHPDVNELDAASRTGVDNVREEIIGRVQFAPTRGRYKIYIIDEVHMLTVPAFNALLKTLEEPPAHVVFVMCTTDPQKIPETILSRCQRFDFHRLSNEEIVSRLGAVCMAEDVPFEGEALDLIARRAQGGMRDALTALEQLIAFGAGNVTMDVANAALGSLDVNDMSEIAGHIGRRDAAACFTWMAEYVETGADLAQFARDLASYVRDMYVFSLTDGAVGLSSASSSNQQQLAEDAKLYGTDRLAYILDVLGDLNTSLRSSTNPRLSFEIALTRMVRPQSDLTLEALAARIEVLEKALASGQFAAPAGTTPAAAAPVPASVPASQSGYAGQAVPAKPARDEVPAPSRAQEAAARMRAARSQQAAPQPRPQAQPAPQAQPRPMAQPQAQPAPQAQATPQPAVQPQVQARPASQAQPRPQAPAAAAAPADLAAKLTNPAALQRGWQAAVAEVKRERSIYGALLMSANVVSEVDGSAMRIEFSSENTMAFNMVQKPDVTETIASALGHAFGMQVPFKIVQNESMAPVAPASPFPSAPAPQPAPAPAPAPTPAPAPAPAPAPQPAPATDPGSDDDVVPYDDADASYYAGDYADEAPVDLDITAAAPVDSVAAGRKLGFDVDKSPQSSYKPIEGWPMPNKTGKAKAAKSAPAKPASSAMPKPQHAVVKPPVPKPVPAPQPAPAPQPQPIPSPEPEPPRIPVAQVDEPAADIADIFGAFGVSFEDVQETN comes from the coding sequence ATGGCCGAGGCCCTATACAGGAAATACCGTCCGCAAACGTTTGACGACGTGGTCGGGCAGACCCACGTCGAGCGCACGCTGAAAAACGCCCTGCAGCAAGACCATGTGAGTCATGCGTATCTGTTCTGCGGTCCGCGCGGTACGGGCAAGACCACCATGGCGCGTCTGTTGGCGAAGGCCCTGCTGTGCGAGCACGGCCCCACACCGTCGCCAGACGGCACCTGCGAAGAATGCCAGCTCATCGCCGAGGGCGCCCATCCCGACGTGAACGAGTTGGACGCTGCGAGCCGCACGGGCGTCGACAACGTCCGCGAGGAGATCATCGGGCGTGTGCAGTTCGCGCCGACCCGCGGCCGCTACAAGATCTATATCATCGACGAGGTCCACATGCTCACGGTGCCGGCGTTCAACGCGCTGCTCAAGACGCTGGAGGAACCGCCTGCCCACGTGGTCTTCGTCATGTGCACCACCGACCCGCAGAAGATCCCCGAAACCATTCTGTCCCGCTGCCAGCGGTTCGACTTCCATCGGCTGTCCAACGAGGAAATCGTGTCGCGGCTGGGCGCCGTGTGCATGGCCGAAGACGTACCTTTCGAGGGCGAGGCGCTGGACCTGATCGCCCGGCGTGCCCAAGGCGGCATGCGCGACGCGTTGACCGCGCTGGAGCAGCTCATCGCGTTCGGCGCCGGCAACGTGACGATGGACGTGGCCAATGCAGCGCTGGGTTCGCTTGACGTGAACGACATGTCCGAAATCGCGGGCCACATTGGCCGCCGCGACGCCGCCGCGTGCTTCACCTGGATGGCCGAGTATGTCGAAACCGGTGCTGACCTGGCTCAATTCGCCCGCGATTTGGCGTCGTACGTGCGTGACATGTACGTGTTCTCGCTGACCGACGGCGCGGTGGGGCTCTCGTCGGCGTCGTCGTCCAACCAGCAGCAGCTGGCCGAGGACGCGAAGCTGTACGGCACCGACCGCCTTGCCTATATATTAGATGTGCTCGGCGACCTGAATACGTCGCTGCGCTCGTCCACCAACCCGCGTCTGTCCTTCGAGATAGCCTTGACCCGCATGGTGCGCCCGCAGTCCGACTTGACGCTGGAGGCCCTGGCCGCTCGCATCGAGGTATTGGAGAAGGCCCTGGCCTCGGGTCAGTTTGCCGCGCCCGCCGGCACTACGCCCGCTGCGGCGGCGCCTGTTCCGGCCAGTGTGCCGGCGAGCCAATCGGGATATGCCGGCCAGGCCGTTCCCGCCAAGCCCGCGCGTGACGAGGTGCCCGCCCCGTCTCGAGCGCAGGAGGCTGCCGCCCGCATGAGGGCCGCCCGCAGCCAGCAGGCAGCACCGCAGCCCAGGCCTCAGGCCCAGCCTGCACCGCAGGCGCAGCCCCGGCCGATGGCACAACCCCAGGCCCAGCCTGCGCCTCAAGCCCAGGCAACGCCTCAGCCGGCGGTTCAGCCCCAGGTCCAGGCTCGGCCTGCGTCTCAGGCGCAGCCCCGTCCGCAAGCGCCTGCAGCGGCTGCCGCGCCTGCCGACCTTGCCGCTAAACTGACGAACCCGGCCGCACTGCAGCGCGGATGGCAGGCCGCCGTGGCCGAAGTCAAACGCGAACGCTCCATCTACGGCGCGCTGCTCATGTCGGCCAACGTGGTCTCCGAGGTCGACGGCTCGGCCATGCGGATTGAGTTCTCCAGCGAAAACACCATGGCGTTCAACATGGTGCAGAAGCCGGATGTGACCGAAACCATCGCTTCGGCGTTGGGCCACGCCTTCGGCATGCAGGTGCCTTTCAAGATCGTGCAGAACGAGTCCATGGCGCCCGTTGCGCCGGCCAGCCCGTTCCCGTCGGCGCCCGCGCCGCAGCCCGCGCCGGCACCAGCTCCCGCTCCGACGCCTGCGCCCGCACCCGCACCCGCACCTGCGCCGCAGCCTGCTCCCGCAACCGACCCCGGCTCCGACGACGACGTCGTGCCCTACGACGATGCGGACGCCTCCTATTACGCCGGTGATTACGCGGACGAGGCCCCAGTCGATTTGGACATAACGGCCGCCGCTCCGGTAGATTCCGTCGCCGCAGGTCGCAAGCTTGGTTTCGACGTGGACAAGAGCCCGCAAAGCTCCTACAAGCCCATCGAAGGCTGGCCCATGCCCAATAAGACCGGCAAGGCCAAAGCCGCTAAATCCGCTCCTGCCAAGCCTGCGAGCAGCGCCATGCCCAAGCCGCAGCATGCCGTGGTCAAGCCGCCCGTTCCCAAACCGGTCCCTGCGCCGCAGCCCGCTCCGGCGCCGCAGCCGCAGCCCATCCCGTCGCCCGAGCCGGAGCCGCCGCGCATTCCCGTCGCCCAGGTCGACGAGCCCGCAGCCGACATCGCGGACATCTTCGGGGCGTTCGGCGTGTCCTTCGAGGACGTTCAGGAAACGAATTAG
- a CDS encoding YbaB/EbfC family nucleoid-associated protein — translation MDMKQMMRQAQKMQAELAKAQDEIKDMTAEATAGGGMVTVVATGNNEIQSIKIDPAAVDPEDVEMLEDMVLAAANEALRAVAAKGTARLNSVTGGMNIPGLM, via the coding sequence ATGGATATGAAGCAGATGATGCGCCAGGCCCAGAAGATGCAGGCCGAGCTTGCCAAGGCCCAGGACGAGATCAAGGACATGACCGCCGAAGCCACCGCAGGTGGCGGCATGGTGACCGTCGTGGCCACCGGCAACAACGAGATCCAGTCCATTAAGATCGACCCCGCAGCCGTGGATCCCGAGGATGTCGAGATGCTGGAGGACATGGTTCTCGCGGCGGCCAACGAGGCCCTGCGCGCCGTGGCTGCCAAGGGTACCGCACGCCTGAACAGCGTCACCGGCGGCATGAACATCCCTGGCCTGATGTAG
- the recR gene encoding recombination mediator RecR gives MESAPAIQRLLDELERMPGVGPKSAQRIAYWLLNADRETAMRLADAIIEVKDTVHFCSRCFNYAEGDTCEICASKSRDERTLCVVSEPRDISAIERTSAYRGLYHVLGGALSPMEGIGPDDLKITELMARLATEDIAEVVLATNPNVEGETTATYLARIIKPLGIQVSRLASGLPVGGDLEFADEVTLGRAIEARRTL, from the coding sequence GTGGAATCGGCCCCCGCCATCCAACGTCTGCTCGACGAGCTGGAACGCATGCCCGGCGTCGGCCCGAAGAGCGCTCAACGTATCGCGTACTGGCTGCTCAATGCCGACCGCGAGACGGCCATGCGCCTTGCTGACGCCATTATCGAGGTGAAGGACACCGTTCATTTCTGCTCGCGGTGCTTCAACTACGCCGAAGGAGACACCTGCGAGATCTGCGCGTCCAAGAGCCGCGACGAGCGCACGTTGTGTGTGGTCTCCGAGCCGCGGGACATCTCGGCCATCGAGCGCACCTCGGCGTATCGAGGCCTGTACCACGTGCTGGGCGGCGCGCTGTCGCCCATGGAGGGCATCGGCCCCGACGACCTGAAGATCACCGAGCTGATGGCGCGCCTTGCCACCGAGGATATTGCCGAGGTGGTGCTGGCTACGAACCCTAACGTGGAAGGGGAGACCACGGCCACATACCTCGCGCGGATCATCAAACCGTTGGGCATCCAGGTGTCGCGTCTGGCCAGCGGCCTGCCCGTCGGCGGCGATTTGGAGTTCGCGGACGAAGTCACCTTGGGTCGCGCCATCGAGGCCCGACGGACGCTGTAA